From Tripterygium wilfordii isolate XIE 37 chromosome 13, ASM1340144v1, whole genome shotgun sequence, the proteins below share one genomic window:
- the LOC120012274 gene encoding uncharacterized protein LOC120012274 isoform X2 yields the protein MNSAKNQVPYGGRTGKEGDSEPRGQRLLANSQPLVRRKCSFIVGGNQQEGKKKRALKLQLHSVSGQNMHHSLPQHLQYGEKDFDSFEIFS from the exons ATGAATAGTGCCAAAAACCAG GTGCCGTACGGTGGCCGAACCGGAAAGGAAGGGGACAGCGAACCAAGAGGCCAAAGGTTGCTTGCTAACTCTCAGCCACTTGTTAGAAGGAAGTGCAGCTTTATTGTCGGGGGGAATCAAcaggaaggaaaaaagaag AGAGCCCTAAAACTCCAGCTGCATTCCGTCTCTGGACAAAATATGCATCATTCGCTACCACAGCATTTGCAATATGGAGAAAAAGATTTCGACTCATTCGAAATCTTCTCCTGA
- the LOC120012274 gene encoding glutathione S-transferase T3-like isoform X1: MNSLYNSYASLLMSDELDDDHHIDQLDSQIPSEVVPSTRTSRRSQNFSIDDDKLLVSAWLNTSKDSIQGNAQNSNRYWQRINEFFNTHGGPRTQASLKQRWNDINKKCQKFSGYLSQIEGRHPSGQIEQGMLDNAKSMYVELERKPLMLEHCWILLKEEVKWQETLSNKRHKTSSVSLHDTHESSIGGDDDERSINQDRPLGTKAAKKLAASGSKSSISDEILKEKIDVERAKFEQRDRALLEQQRNRELKEREMERNWEIEVMSKDLRGMDPMVAEYWKNARMEIMEKKGYV, from the exons ATGAATTCCCTATACAATTCATATGCATCGTTGCTCATGAGTGATGAATTAGACGATGATCATCATATTGATCAATTGGATTCACAAATTCCATCCGAGGTTGTGCCTTCAACAAGAACTAGTCGAAGAAGTCAAAATTTCTCAATTGACGATGATAAACTCCTTGTGTCCGCTTGGCTAAATACCAgcaaagattcaattcaagGGAATGCTCAAAATTCTAACAGATATTGGCAAAgaattaatgaatttttcaaCACCCATGGAGGCCCCCGCACCCAAGCATCGCTAAAACAAAGGTGGAATGACATTAACAAGAAGTGTCAAAAATTTTCTGGATATTTAAGCCAAATTGAAGGAAGACACCCTAGCGGACAAATCGAACAAGGAATG CTTGATAATGCAAAATCCATGTACGTTGAATTAGAGCGTAAACCACTTATGCTTGAACATTGTTGGATTTTATTGAAGGAAGAAGTCAAATGGCAAGAAACTCTCTCAAACAAGAGGCATAAGACTTCTAGTGTCTCCCTACATGACACTCACGAGTCATCGATTGGCGGAGATGATGATGAACGTTCAATTAATCAAGATAGACCATTAGGCACAAAGGCCGCAAAAAAACTTGCTGCAAGTGGATCAAAGTCCTCCATTTCGGATGAGATCTTGAAAGAGAAAATTGATGTCGAACGCGCAAAATTTGAACAACGTGACAGAGCTCTACTTGAACAACAACGAAatagagagctaaaagaaaggGAGATGGAGAGGAATTGGGAAATTGAAGTTATGTCTAAAGACCTTAGAGGCATGGATCCCATGGTGGCTGAGTATTGGAAGAATGCTAGGATGGAGATAATGGAAAAAAAGGGTTATGTTTGA